AAAATGAACCCCGTCGACAAACTCTTCTAAAATTACGTTTTTGGCGGAAGATGGTTTCACGCTCCAAAACTTAAAACAGCGGGTTTCATTCGCCAATTCTCCAATTTCAACAAGCAACGCAAGAACTTTTCTCTCAAATAATTCCTCATCTAGCAGCTCGTGCTTTTCTTCAATATGGGTATCCAATGCTTTTTGCATTTGAAACAGTTTTTCAAGTTGCATAGTATTCGCTCCTTACGGAAAAATTATAGCAAAATGTGAAATGATTGAAACTTTTTTGCTATTGGTTCGTATTAGAAGAAAAATAGGTGTAGGAGGCTTAGCCATGATTTGGTTGCTGCGCTTCGTATTGTTATTTTTCATCATTTTTTTATTTTACTTGGGGGTAAAATTACTTTTTCAATCGTCCCGAAAGCTTGAATCTGCACGTAAACATAAACGATTTTTGTTTATTGATCACAATGATGTAAGAAGGAATTTCCAGCTTACCTACAAAGGTGCAGTATTTTCCGGTGAAAAATACATGGGAACTGTCAATAATACCTTTGATGTCGTCTCCATCTCTATTTGGCCAGAAAACACGGCCTCACTTAAAGGGATGGTAAAAGATGATTTTTTTTATTTGGATCAAAAAATACTTGAACATTATCCGAACGCCGAAATTAATTGGAAAAGTCCTGTAAAAGAATTTTTATTAGAAAACTCGCCGATTGGCGAGCCCGTAAATGCGAAGACAGAGGCGTAGTTGCACTTATGCGTTAGGAAAGTATAAATTTGAAAAATTTATACTTTCCTAATAGCCAAAAATAGCCCCCATTAAAGCGGCTTTTTATAATAGAAACCTAATGAGTAAATACAATTCTACAATCGCAATGACCGGAAAGCCAATCTTAAAAGAAACATGCTTCGTTTTGTGGCGAAAAAGCTGCATGCCAGCCGTTGTCCCAACAGCACCGCCAAATAGTGCCACAAGCCACAAAGTCCGCTCCCTAATCCTGTATTGATGCTTTCTCGCCCGCTTTTTATCCTCTCCCATAATCAAGAGCCCCACTACATTCATGACCAAAAAAGCGACCAATAAAATCGTCATACCTAAATATCCCCTTTATGGAAAAAGCCATCCTCACGAAGGAGAATGGCATTTGATCAATTATTTACTCATTTGTTGCTTAGCAACGTTTGCTAATTCAGCAAATGCGTTAGCATCGCTAACTGCTAATTCAGCAAGCATTTTGCGGTTTACTTCGATACCAGCAAGCTTTAAGCCGTGCATTAAACGGCTGTAAGAAAGGCCGTTCATACGTGCTGCTGCATTGATACGAGTAATCCAAAGTTTGCGGAAGTCGCGCTTCTTCTGGCGACGGTCGCGGAATGCATACATTAAAGATTTCATAACCTGTTGGTTAGCAACTTTATATAATGTATGTTTTGAACCGTAATAACCTTTTGCTAATTTTAAAACTTTTTTACGACGCTTGCGCGTAACTGTACCGCCTTTTACACGTGGCATGTAATTTCCCTCCTATATAAATCGATCTATCCGAGATTATTTTACGTAAGTTAATAGTTGACGAATGCGTTTGAAATCGCCTTTAGAAACAAGAGTTCCTTTGCGAAGTTTACGCTTAGCTTTTGTAGATTTGTTCGCAAATAAGTGGCTTGTATAAGCGTGGTCACGCTTTAGTTGACCAGAACCAGTTTTCTTAAAACGCTTTGCAGCGCCGCGGTGAGTTTTCATTTTTGGCATTGTGATTGTCCTCCTTAATTACTTGTCGATTTTAGGTGCTAAAACTAGGAACATGCTCCGTCCATCCATTTTAGGATGTGACTCGATAGTAGCAACTTCCTTGCACGCTTCGGAAAAACGGTCTAACACACGTTGACCAATTTCTTTATGGGTAATCGCCCGGCCCTTGAAACGGATTGAAGCTTTTACCTTGTCGCCTTTTTCCAAAAACTTAATGGCATTGCGAAGCTTTGTATTAAAGTCATGCTCATCAATCGTTGGGCTGAGACGAACTTCTTTCGTCGTAATGATCTTTTGATTTTTACGAGCTTCTTTTTCTTTCTTTTGCTGCTCGAATTTAAATTTGCCATAGTCCATAATCCGGGCTACCGGAGGCTTTGCATTTGGTGCAACAAGTACCAAATCAAGATTTACTCGTCCGGCAATTTCCAACGCTTCGAATTTAGTTTTAATTCCTAATTGCTCGCCATTTTGATCAATTAAGCGAACTTCGCGAGCGCGAATGCCCTCATTTAACAACATGTCTTTGCTAATAGTTAGCCACCTCCAAGGTTTTATCAAGAATACAACTTCAGGGTCAAGAAACATCTGATATGACACCATGTTGAATCGACAGGTATTAAAAAACTTTTATTAGTGCATTTCTTAAGTATGCAAATAAAAAAGTGCGGATGAATACACCCACACTTTACGAAACATAAGTAATAAACAAAAAGTTCACGTAAAACCTGCCAACTGCTAATTAGCGTCAAATCAGGTGAGAAGCGGGTGCTTCTTCTTTTCCCAAAAACTTGTATTCAATTTTCACTTTAGTAACTATACCATAAACAAAGACGCAATGTCAAACGACTATTTCCTTTGACAACGAAATATATTGTAGCAAGAAATAAAGAATTATTCAATAGTTTTTTTCAAAACGAAAGAGAGGCGAACCTCTCTTTCGTTACCTTATCCTCTTTTTACTTCTGTATTAAGTGCTGCAAGAAACTCGGCAAATGGTTTTGTTTCTGAGCTTTGTTCGCCGTATTTGCGGACATTAACGGCTTGATCTTCAACCTCTTTGTCACCAACTACGAGCATATACGGTATCTTTTGCATTTGTGCTTCACGGATTTTATAGCCAATTTTTTCATCGCGGCCATCCAATTCAACGCGGAACCCTTCATTTTGAAGCTGTTCCTGAACTTGTTTCGCATAATCGTAATGAGCGCCCGGCGATACAGGGATGACTTGAACTTGAACTGGAGCGAGCCAAGTAGGGAAAGCCCCTTTGTATTCTTCAATTAAGAATGCAACAAAGCGTTCCATTGTTGACACGACACCACGGTGTATAACAACTGGACGATGCTGCTTGCCATCCTCTCCAACAAAATTCAAATCAAAGCGCTCTGGCAGTAAGAAGTCTAATTGAACAGTTGATAATGTTTCGTCCTTACCTAGCGCAGTTCTAACTTGAACATCGAGCTTAGGACCGTAGAAAGCTGCCTCGCCTTCAGCTTCAAAATAATCAAGAGCCAAATCATCCATTGCTTCCTTCAGCATGCTTTGTGCCTTTTCCCACATCACATCATCATCAAAGTATTTCTCTTTATCCTGTGGGTCACGGTAAGACAAACGGAAAGAATAATCATTAATATTAAAATCTTTGTATACATCAAGAACCAAGTTAACGACACGTTTAAATTCATCTTTAATTTGATCCGGACGAACGAAAATATGCGCATCATTTAATGTCATTCCACGGACACGCTGCAATCCTGCTAACGCACCTGACATTTCATAACGGTGCATTAAACCAAGTTCAGCAATCCGAATTGGAAGCTCACGATAGCTATGGATACTATTTTTATAAATCATCATATGATGCGGACAGTTCATTGGACGAAGCACTAGTTGTTCATTGTCCATATCCATAACTGGGAACATGTCTTCTTGATAATGCCCCCAATGTCCGGAAGTCTTGTATAAATCAACACTTCCCATGACCGGTGTATACACATGATCATAACCAAGGCGAATTTCTTTATCCACAATGTATCGTTCAATGACACGGCGGATTGTAGCGCCTTTAGGGAGCCATAATGGTAATCCCTGTCCAACTAATTGGGAACTAGTGAAAAGGCTCAATTCTTTACCAATTTTACGGTGATCACGCTCTTTCGCCTCTTCTAGCAAACGAAGATGTTCAGCCAAGTCCTCTTTTTTGAAAAAAGCTGTTCCATACACACGCTGGAGCATTTTATTGTCACTATTGCCCCGCCAATAAGCACCAGCAATGCTCAATAATTTAAATTCTTTTATTTTTCCAGTTGAAGGAACATGGACACCACGGCAAAGGTCAATAAATTCACCTTGTTGATAGAGTGTTACAGTTTCCTCATCAGGAATCGCTTCTATTAGTTCAAGCTTATATGGATCATCCATTTCTTTAAAAAGCTGCACAGCCTCATTCCTGCTTACTTCTTTACGGATAATTTCAAGGTTTTCATTCATGATTTTTGCCATTTCTTTTTCAATCTTTGGCAGGTCTTCAGGTGATAATGACTCCTCAAGATCCATATCATAATAGAATCCACCTTCGATGACAGGGCCTACACCAAGATTTACACCTGGATATAGCCTTTTAACAGCTTGTGCCATCAAGTGTGCTGTACTGTGGCGTAATACCTCTAACGCTTCACTGGAATCAGGTACAACGATTTCTATGGAACCGTCTTCTAGAATCGGACGGCGAAGATCAAACATTTGAGCATTCCATTTGCCGGCAATTGCCTTTTTCTTTAGACCCGGGCTAATAGACGCGGCAATATCTTCCGTTGTTGTCCCGCGAGGAAACTCCTTTACTGCCCCATCAGGAAACGAAATCTTAACAACGTCTGACATAACTATTCCTCCTTTTAATTGAAGCGTTATTTAACAACGCTTGTAAAAAATAAAAAAACCCGTCCCTGGAATAGGGACGAGTTTTAATTAACACGTGGTTCCACCCAATTTTTCATTATCAATGCCCACATTGATAATGACTTTGGTCAGGTAACGGCTGTAGACCGTCAACAATTACTTACTCCATCAAACAAGAAGTGTTCACTGCTGAAGTTTAAAGGTGGTAAGTATTTTTTCCGTGTTAGGAGACTTTCAGCCGGCGGCCTCCCTCTCTAAAAACCGTAAAGAAATACTATTGTCCTTATCATTACTTTTACTCTATTATGAAAAATTACTATGTACGTTATTATAATGAGTTCATAATAAAAAATCAAGGTACACAAAACTAAATATTGCCATTATTTTTGTTTTCATGGATGATATTCAGCAGAATCGTATTTTTCTGCTCCTTTTTTTATTTCACGGAGAGCATCAAACGTCTTAATCGTTACTCTTTCTTCGAAGATATTTTTGATAGTTCTTACAAGCGGTTCTTCAGGGTCTTTTGTATAAATAAAAATAGATGTTGGTGCAATCGATAAGAGTGGTGCAATCGAAGCAGAATCAACATAAACAGGATGATTAACTAATAATTTACGGTCAATCATTTTCGTTAATTCACCTCTTTTTAATTCGACAAACTGTTCATTATAAAAAGTGATTTCTTCATTAAACAATAAATGAAGAGCCTCCATTTTTGGTTCTCGATTGATCAAAAAATCTCTAAGCATTTGCACAAACATTTGATATTCCTGCTCCATTTTATACTCATCAATGGCAAGTTCCACATAACGTTCAAGCATTTGGAAGTATGAACGTAAACGAAATTTAATAAAAGAGTCAAACGAAAAAGAAACATTATCCTGAAAAATATGATCAATTGCAGCCTTTATAATATTGAGCTCCCCGTTTGTTTCTTTTAAAAAAACAGCAAGATCCTCTCTTTGTCCTTCAAGCACAGAATAAAGGATCTCCAAAATTTGCTCCTGTTCTTCTAAATCCTCATAATAATATTTATTCTTTAAAATCTCTCTAAACCAGTCATTTCTTTTGGTATTCATAATAAAATCATAAAATGCTGTTTTTAGCAGTTCAAAAATATCAACGGAAGTAAAGCCATCTAAAACTTTCACTATATGTCGATCTTCTAAAAGAAGAATAGTTTCTTTTTCATGATTATATGATAGGTACTTCAGCAAGTGGTTATAAAAACTTTGTGCATCCTGCTTGCTTTGGAAGATGATTTCCGCCAACCAAACCCCCCCTTTTTAGTCCGATAGGAAAGTGTAACATTCCTATCAGGCATAAGTGCAACTTCGCCTTACAGCTCGCCAATCGACGAGTTTTCTTAACAAATCTCTGTTTTAATATATATGGGGGACTTGGTCAAAATAGAAGTTAGCTGACGACGGCTTTTTGCATAAAAAAAAGACTGCCGGCTTTTATCGGCAATCCTCAATATCACACACTTATTCACTTTTTTATCGTCGATTTGGACCACCAACCAGCACCGGCTCACTCAATGTTCGAATCCTCTCCATGATTCTTAGTGCCTTCATTTTCTCTTCCTCTCCCCGCTGGCTGTATGTTAAATGATGCTCGAGCCCTTTAAAATCAAAATTTGAGGTAAAAAATGTTGGAAGACTTTCAAGCATACGGAACTGGAGGATTGGCCCTAAAACCTCATCCCTCGTCCAGCTTGACATAGCTTCAGCACCGATATCATCCAGCATTAAGATTGGCTCTTTTTTTAAGGCTTCAATTTTTTCATTTAAGGTGGAGTCGGCAATGGAGCTTTTCATTTCTCTAAGTAATTCTGGAACATAGACAATCATTGATGAAATTTGTTTTCTGGCCAGTTCATTTGCAATTGCACCTAATAAATATGATTTACCAACACCGAATTTCCCATATAAATAAAGGCCTTTTACTTTTTTTCCTGCTTCATAATTCATTAAGAAGGTTGCCGCCTTATCGCCCGCATCAAGCCGACCGGAGTCCCCTTCAAAATCTTCAAAGGTCGCTTCTAATATATCTCTTGGTACATATAGGCTTTTAATTAGCTTTTCATTTTTCTTCTTCTCATCAGCCATGATTTTTCTTGAGCACCGCTTATAAATGACATCAATGGAGTTTCGCGATAAAACCAATTCTGGATGGTACCCTATCATAAAGTTTGTACATTTTTCAAGACTTTCGCAGCGGT
The DNA window shown above is from Neobacillus sp. WH10 and carries:
- the dnaI gene encoding primosomal protein DnaI, coding for MEKINKTLQRLASNQNFQKRYQEQSKKVMQNRGIQVFLAEHQNGITQEIIDKSMSKLYEYTNQSKNCDRCESLEKCTNFMIGYHPELVLSRNSIDVIYKRCSRKIMADEKKKNEKLIKSLYVPRDILEATFEDFEGDSGRLDAGDKAATFLMNYEAGKKVKGLYLYGKFGVGKSYLLGAIANELARKQISSMIVYVPELLREMKSSIADSTLNEKIEALKKEPILMLDDIGAEAMSSWTRDEVLGPILQFRMLESLPTFFTSNFDFKGLEHHLTYSQRGEEEKMKALRIMERIRTLSEPVLVGGPNRR
- the ytxC gene encoding putative sporulation protein YtxC; the protein is MAEIIFQSKQDAQSFYNHLLKYLSYNHEKETILLLEDRHIVKVLDGFTSVDIFELLKTAFYDFIMNTKRNDWFREILKNKYYYEDLEEQEQILEILYSVLEGQREDLAVFLKETNGELNIIKAAIDHIFQDNVSFSFDSFIKFRLRSYFQMLERYVELAIDEYKMEQEYQMFVQMLRDFLINREPKMEALHLLFNEEITFYNEQFVELKRGELTKMIDRKLLVNHPVYVDSASIAPLLSIAPTSIFIYTKDPEEPLVRTIKNIFEERVTIKTFDALREIKKGAEKYDSAEYHP
- a CDS encoding DUF1294 domain-containing protein; this encodes MTILLVAFLVMNVVGLLIMGEDKKRARKHQYRIRERTLWLVALFGGAVGTTAGMQLFRHKTKHVSFKIGFPVIAIVELYLLIRFLL
- the rplT gene encoding 50S ribosomal protein L20, with amino-acid sequence MPRVKGGTVTRKRRKKVLKLAKGYYGSKHTLYKVANQQVMKSLMYAFRDRRQKKRDFRKLWITRINAAARMNGLSYSRLMHGLKLAGIEVNRKMLAELAVSDANAFAELANVAKQQMSK
- a CDS encoding sigma-w pathway protein ysdB — its product is MIWLLRFVLLFFIIFLFYLGVKLLFQSSRKLESARKHKRFLFIDHNDVRRNFQLTYKGAVFSGEKYMGTVNNTFDVVSISIWPENTASLKGMVKDDFFYLDQKILEHYPNAEINWKSPVKEFLLENSPIGEPVNAKTEA
- the infC gene encoding translation initiation factor IF-3, whose amino-acid sequence is MLLNEGIRAREVRLIDQNGEQLGIKTKFEALEIAGRVNLDLVLVAPNAKPPVARIMDYGKFKFEQQKKEKEARKNQKIITTKEVRLSPTIDEHDFNTKLRNAIKFLEKGDKVKASIRFKGRAITHKEIGQRVLDRFSEACKEVATIESHPKMDGRSMFLVLAPKIDK
- the rpmI gene encoding 50S ribosomal protein L35; amino-acid sequence: MPKMKTHRGAAKRFKKTGSGQLKRDHAYTSHLFANKSTKAKRKLRKGTLVSKGDFKRIRQLLTYVK
- the thrS gene encoding threonine--tRNA ligase, giving the protein MSDVVKISFPDGAVKEFPRGTTTEDIAASISPGLKKKAIAGKWNAQMFDLRRPILEDGSIEIVVPDSSEALEVLRHSTAHLMAQAVKRLYPGVNLGVGPVIEGGFYYDMDLEESLSPEDLPKIEKEMAKIMNENLEIIRKEVSRNEAVQLFKEMDDPYKLELIEAIPDEETVTLYQQGEFIDLCRGVHVPSTGKIKEFKLLSIAGAYWRGNSDNKMLQRVYGTAFFKKEDLAEHLRLLEEAKERDHRKIGKELSLFTSSQLVGQGLPLWLPKGATIRRVIERYIVDKEIRLGYDHVYTPVMGSVDLYKTSGHWGHYQEDMFPVMDMDNEQLVLRPMNCPHHMMIYKNSIHSYRELPIRIAELGLMHRYEMSGALAGLQRVRGMTLNDAHIFVRPDQIKDEFKRVVNLVLDVYKDFNINDYSFRLSYRDPQDKEKYFDDDVMWEKAQSMLKEAMDDLALDYFEAEGEAAFYGPKLDVQVRTALGKDETLSTVQLDFLLPERFDLNFVGEDGKQHRPVVIHRGVVSTMERFVAFLIEEYKGAFPTWLAPVQVQVIPVSPGAHYDYAKQVQEQLQNEGFRVELDGRDEKIGYKIREAQMQKIPYMLVVGDKEVEDQAVNVRKYGEQSSETKPFAEFLAALNTEVKRG